TTCGTGACTTTCGTGGTCTGAACCCGAAAAGCTTTGATGGCCGCGGCAATTTTGCCATGGGCATGAAGGAACACATTGTGTTTCCAGAGATCAACTATGATAAAGTGGATCAGATCTGGGGCATGGATATTATCGTTTGTACGACGGCGAAAACGGATGATGAAGCCCGCGAATTGTTGCGCGCTTTCAACTTTCCGTTCCGTTCGTAACGGCAAGCGTAGCGAGGTATAGAAATGGCCAAAATCAGTGCCGTAGAAAAGAACAAGCGTCGCGAGCGTATGGTGAAAAAATATGCCAATCGCCGTGCACGTTTGAAAGCAGTTGTTATGGATCAGAGCGTGTCTCTGGAAGAGCGTTTTAAAGCTTCTGTCCAGTTGGCGGAGCTGCC
This is a stretch of genomic DNA from Candidatus Tokpelaia hoelldoblerii. It encodes these proteins:
- the rpsN gene encoding 30S ribosomal protein S14 (bhsal05380) → MAKISAVEKNKRRERMVKKYANRRARLKAVVMDQSVSLEERFKASVQLAELPRNSTKVRVRNRCEVSGRPRAYYRKLKMSRIALRELGSLGYVPGLVKSSW